In a genomic window of Rhodovulum sp. P5:
- a CDS encoding nucleotidyltransferase family protein: protein MRPDAVMLFAAGFGTRMGALTATRPKPLIEVAGRPLIDHALALVDEAGIGRCVVNTHYLADQIHAHLRGRGDVLISHESPRILDTGGGLLQALPRLDGDAVFTLNSDAVWTGNNPLTQLTRAWEPEKMDALLLLVPPGNARGHTGTGDFVMSADGRLCRGPGAIYTGAQILKTATLADPPADAFSLNVIWDRLLQDGRLYGAVHAGGWCDVGHPGGIAMAEAMLAGTDDV from the coding sequence ATGCGCCCCGACGCGGTGATGCTGTTTGCCGCCGGGTTCGGCACGCGGATGGGCGCCCTGACCGCCACGCGCCCGAAACCGTTGATCGAGGTCGCCGGTCGCCCGCTGATCGACCATGCGCTGGCCCTTGTGGATGAGGCCGGCATCGGGCGATGCGTCGTGAACACGCACTATCTGGCCGATCAGATTCACGCTCACCTGCGGGGCCGCGGGGATGTCCTGATCTCGCACGAAAGCCCGCGGATCCTCGACACCGGCGGGGGGCTGCTGCAGGCCCTGCCGCGTCTGGATGGAGACGCCGTTTTCACGCTGAACAGCGACGCCGTGTGGACCGGGAACAATCCGCTGACGCAACTCACCCGGGCGTGGGAGCCGGAAAAGATGGATGCCCTTCTGTTGCTGGTCCCGCCCGGAAACGCACGGGGCCATACCGGAACCGGCGATTTCGTCATGTCCGCCGACGGCCGGCTCTGCCGCGGTCCCGGGGCCATCTACACCGGTGCGCAAATCCTCAAGACCGCAACGCTGGCCGATCCTCCGGCGGATGCCTTTTCGCTGAACGTGATCTGGGACAGGCTGCTGCAGGACGGCCGTCTTTACGGCGCGGTGCATGCGGGCGGCTGGTGCGATGTCGGGCATCCGGGCGGGATCGCGATGGCAGAGGCGATGCTGGCCGGGACGGACGATGTTTGA
- a CDS encoding aminoglycoside phosphotransferase family protein — MPDRAALRDAFLSRAGWGGAVRRPLAGDASNRRYDRLTGGPGGAGAVLMDAAPEKGEDVRPFVAIARHLSGLGLSAPRILADDPDHGFLLLEDLGDDLFARVAKQAPDMEPPLYEAAVDVLAALHSAPLPAGLAAYDAPLMADLACLPFDWYIPALDRPAPDDERAAFRDAIKRRLAALPDDPVLVLRDYHAENLLWLPDRAGIARVGLLDFQDAMTGHRAYDLVSLLEDARRDVPEDLQARMRARYVAAAGIDAGAFDAAYALMGAQRNLRILGVFARLCVRDGKPGYLPMMGRVWGHLMRDLAHPSMADLQERVIRLLPPPDPDILDRIASRCAPTR, encoded by the coding sequence ATGCCTGACCGCGCCGCCCTTCGCGATGCTTTCCTTTCCCGGGCGGGATGGGGCGGGGCCGTCCGTCGGCCGCTGGCCGGCGATGCCTCCAACCGCCGCTATGACCGGCTGACCGGCGGGCCAGGCGGCGCTGGAGCCGTGCTGATGGATGCCGCGCCCGAAAAGGGCGAAGATGTCCGTCCCTTCGTCGCGATTGCACGGCACCTGTCGGGGCTCGGTCTCTCTGCCCCCCGCATCCTGGCAGACGACCCAGACCACGGTTTCCTTCTGTTGGAAGACCTCGGCGACGACCTGTTCGCCCGCGTGGCCAAACAGGCGCCTGACATGGAACCACCGCTCTACGAGGCCGCGGTCGATGTTCTGGCCGCCTTGCACAGCGCCCCCCTGCCCGCGGGGCTTGCCGCCTATGACGCGCCCTTGATGGCGGATCTCGCCTGCCTGCCCTTCGACTGGTACATACCCGCCCTCGACCGGCCCGCCCCGGATGATGAACGGGCCGCATTCCGCGACGCGATCAAACGCCGACTGGCGGCGCTGCCGGACGATCCGGTCCTCGTCCTCCGGGACTATCACGCGGAAAACCTGCTTTGGCTGCCCGACCGCGCGGGGATCGCGCGGGTGGGGCTTCTGGATTTTCAGGACGCGATGACCGGGCATCGCGCCTATGACCTCGTCTCGCTTCTGGAAGACGCCCGCCGCGACGTGCCGGAGGATCTGCAAGCCCGGATGCGCGCGCGGTATGTTGCGGCCGCCGGGATCGACGCGGGCGCCTTCGATGCCGCCTATGCCCTGATGGGCGCGCAGCGCAATCTGCGCATCCTCGGGGTGTTCGCCCGGCTGTGCGTCCGCGACGGCAAACCGGGATACCTGCCGATGATGGGCCGGGTCTGGGGCCACCTGATGCGCGATCTGGCCCACCCATCAATGGCCGATCTGCAAGAGCGGGTGATACGCCTTCTGCCGCCCCCCGACCCCGACATTCTTGACAGGATCGCCAGCCGATGCGCCCCGACGCGGTGA